A window of the Pseudomonadota bacterium genome harbors these coding sequences:
- the rnhB gene encoding ribonuclease HII, with amino-acid sequence MTGAEDGRVAGTDEAGRGPLAGAVVAAAVILDPERPIAGLADSKTLSAKRRDALFDQVCERALAWHIAEASVAEIDQLNILHASMLAMQRAVSGLQPAAEAVLVDGNRCPALAVPSRAVVGGDGSVPAIAAASILAKVARDRQMRELDLRYPDYGFAAHKGYPTAHHRDVLMRLGPCPAHRRSFAPVQRAEAAARAVY; translated from the coding sequence ATGACAGGCGCAGAGGACGGGCGCGTCGCTGGCACCGATGAGGCCGGTCGGGGACCGCTCGCGGGCGCCGTGGTTGCCGCCGCGGTGATCCTCGACCCGGAGCGGCCGATCGCCGGCCTGGCGGACTCGAAGACGCTGTCGGCCAAGCGGCGAGACGCGCTTTTCGATCAGGTCTGCGAGCGCGCGTTGGCGTGGCACATCGCCGAAGCCAGCGTCGCGGAAATCGACCAACTCAACATCCTGCACGCGTCGATGCTCGCGATGCAGCGTGCGGTGTCCGGGCTGCAGCCGGCCGCCGAGGCGGTGCTGGTCGACGGCAACCGCTGCCCCGCGCTGGCCGTGCCGAGCCGTGCCGTGGTCGGCGGTGATGGCTCGGTGCCGGCAATCGCGGCGGCGTCGATCCTCGCCAAGGTGGCGCGCGACCGCCAGATGCGTGAGCTTGACCTGCGCTACCCGGACTACGGCTTTGCCGCCCACAAAGGTTACCCGACCGCCCACCACCGCGACGTGCTCATGCGGCTCGGTCCGTGTCCAGCGCACCGGCGCAGCTTTGCGCCCGTGCAGCGGGCTGAGGCGGCGGCGAGGGCGGTATACTGA